The genomic region CTGGCCTCGCCCGGCCAGCTGTCATTCGACAACTACTCGGCGCTGCTGGGCAATTCGGGGATGACGCAGGCGTTCTGGAACACGGTGCTGATCTCGGTGCCGACCACGTTCCTTGTAGTCGTCATCGCCGCGCTCGCCGGATATGCCTTCGCCTGGCTGGACTTCCCCGGCCGTGACCCCCTTTTCCTGCTGGTGGTCGCGCTGTTGGTGGTGCCCGTGCAGATCGGTCTGCTGCCGGTGGCCAAACTCTTCGGGCAACTGGGGCTGTTCGGCACGATTCCGGGAGTCGTGTTGTTCCACGTCTCGTACGGGCTGCCGTTCGCGATCTTCCTGCTGCGGAACTACTTCGCGGAGATGCCGAAGGAGATGCTGGAGGCGGCGCGGATGGACGGGGGTGGGGAGTGGCGGATCTTCACGCGGCTGGTGTTGCCGGTCGGGCGTCCGGCCATCGCGAGCCTCGCGATCTTCCAGTTCCTGTGGGTCTGGAACGACATGCTGGTGGCGCTGCTCTTCGCCGACAGTTCGGCGCAGCCGCTGACGGTTGAACTCCAGTCACAGATACGGCAGTTCGGCAGCAACATCGATGTGCTCGCGCCCGGGGCGTT from Streptomyces sp. NBC_00878 harbors:
- a CDS encoding carbohydrate ABC transporter permease, coding for MNAIRRWLASSVVQAFLVLVGLVWLTPLAGLFLSSLRSAQETATGGWWTALASPGQLSFDNYSALLGNSGMTQAFWNTVLISVPTTFLVVVIAALAGYAFAWLDFPGRDPLFLLVVALLVVPVQIGLLPVAKLFGQLGLFGTIPGVVLFHVSYGLPFAIFLLRNYFAEMPKEMLEAARMDGGGEWRIFTRLVLPVGRPAIASLAIFQFLWVWNDMLVALLFADSSAQPLTVELQSQIRQFGSNIDVLAPGAFLSLVVPVVVFFAFQKHFVQGVMAGSVK